Proteins from one Toxotes jaculatrix isolate fToxJac2 chromosome 13, fToxJac2.pri, whole genome shotgun sequence genomic window:
- the ndrg1a gene encoding protein NDRG1a, with protein sequence MDDIQVVESKPLLVDRELPGLREAVQQLVIKEHDVETPHGRIHCTMKGVPKGDRPVILTFHDIGLNHKTCWNTLFNHEDMSEIMQHFAVCHVDAPGQHEGANTFSTGYEYPSIDQLSETLPLVLKHFGLKSVIGMGIGAGAYILTRFALDYPNMVEGLLLININPCAEGWMDWAAHKISGWTHAMPDMIITHLFGKEEIHHNQDLIATYRHHIINDMNQFNLHLFVKSYESRRDLEVERPVPGSNVRTLKCPSLLVVGDSSPAVEAVVECNTKLDPTKTTLLKMADCGGMPQVDQPGKLTEAFKYFIQGMGYMPSASMTRLVRSRTASGSSVTSFDGNRSRSHTSEGNRSRSHTNEGSRSRSHTTENQRGRSHTEGSMDGTTNSNVDQAVPKSTEVSC encoded by the exons ATGGATGACATCCAGGTTGTTGAGTCCAAACCCTTGCTGGTTGACAGGGAACTGCCG GGCCTGAGAGAGGCTGTACAGCAGCTCGTCATAAAG GAGCACGATGTGGAGACTCCTCATGGAAGAATCCACTGTACAATGAAGGGGGTTCCCAAGGGGGACAGACCAGTCATCCTCACCTTCCATGACATCGGACTGAACC ACAAAACCTGCTGGAACACGCTCTTCAACCATGAGGACATGTCAGAGATCATGCAGCACTTTGCTGTGTGCCACGTCGATGCCCCCGGGCAGCATGAGGGAGCTAACACCTTTTCCACTGG atatGAGTACCCTTCTATTGACCAACTCTCTGAGACTCTCCCACTGGTATTGAAGCACTTTGG GCTGAAGAGTGTCATTGGAATGGGCATTGGAGCTGGGGCCTACATTCTGACCAGATTCGCT CTGGACTACCCGAACATGGTAGAGGGCCTGTTGCTCATCAACATCAACCCGTGTGCTGAGGGGTGGATGGACTGGGCTGCACAcaag ATCAGCGGCTGGACCCACGCTATGCCTGACATGATCATCACCCACCTCTTTGGAAAG GAGGAGATCCACCACAACCAGGACCTGATCGCAACATACCGTCACCACATCATAAACGACATGAACCAGTTTAACCTGCATCTCTTTGTCAAGTCCTACGAAAG TCGGAGGGATCTGGAAGTTGAGAGGCCGGTCCCTGGAAGCAATGTCAGAACCCTCAA GTGCCCCTCTCTGCTGGTGGTTGGCGACAGCTCTCCAGCTGTGGAGGCTGTG GTCGAATGCAACACCAAGCTGGACCCAACAAAGACTACCCTGCTTAAG atGGCTGACTGCGGTGGCATGCCCCAGGTTGACCag CCTGGAAAACTGACAGAAGCGTTCAAGTACTTCATTCAGGGCATGGGATACA tgccATCTGCCAGCATGACCCGTCTGGTCCGCTCCCGCACCGCCTCCGGCTCCAGCGTCACCTCCTTTGACGGCAACCGCTCCCGCTCCCACACCAGCGAGGGAAACCGCTCCCGCTCGCACACCAATGAGGGCAGCCGCAGCCGCAGCCACACGACCGAGAACCAGCGCGGCCGCTCCCACACAGAGGGCTCCATGGATGGCACGACCAACAGCAACGTGGACCAAGCCGTGCCCAAGTCCACCGAAGTGTCCTGTTAA
- the ccn4a gene encoding cellular communication network factor 4a has translation MSWLLLWILTAAGIQQAYSQNSTAMPPATAVTSPAGDLYNRTQYCKWPCECPEVTPTCPLGVSLLMDGCDCCKACARQVGEVCNEADTCDYHKGLYCDYSSDKPRYEKGVCAYMVGTGCEHDGVIYRNGQSFKPSCKYQCVCVNGAIGCVALCTESQPPRVWCQTPRRVKVRGQCCEQWICDEPKRGRKTAPRHAVEAFPAETRSWHKNCITQTTSWSPCSKTCGRGLSMRISNANEQCELVKESRLCNLRPCEVDITKHIKPGKKCLNIYREDQPSNITISGCTSKKQYRPKYCGVCTDERCCIPYKSKTIDVEFECPNGSGFTWKMMWIQACFCNLSCKNPNDIFAELESYYGYPEVVN, from the exons ATGAGTTGGCTCCTGTTGTGGATTCTAACAGCAGCCGGGATTCAACAG gCCTACTCCCAGAATTCCACTGCCATGCCACCTGCCACAGCCGTCACATCCCCCGCTGGGGACCTGTACAACCGGACACAGTACTGCAAGTGGCCCTGCGAGTGTCCTGAGGTCACCCCTACCTGTCCGCTGGGTGTGAGTCTCCTCATGGACGGCTGTGACTGCTGCAAGGCCTGCGCCCGGCAGGTGGGCGAGGTGTGCAACGAGGCAGACACATGCGACTACCACAAGGGACTGTACTGTGACTACAGCTCGGACAAGCCTAGGTACGAAAaaggagtgtgtgcat ATATGGTGGGAACGGGCTGTGAGCATGATGGCGTGATCTACCGTAATGGGCAGAGCTTCAAGCCCAGCTGtaaataccagtgtgtgtgtgtgaacggtGCCATCGGCTGTGTGGCACTGTGCACAGAGTCCCAGCCTCCCCGGGTGTGGTGCCAAACCCCACGCCGGGTCAAAGTCCGGGGACAATGCTGTGAGCAGTGGATCTGTGATGAGCCCAAGAGAGGGCGCAAGACGGCCCCACGCCATGCAGTCGAGG CTTTCCCAGCTGAGACCAGGAGCTGGCACAAGAACTGCATTACCCAGACTACCTCGTGGAGCCCCTGCTCAAAGACCTGTGGCCGCGGTCTGTCCATGAGGATCTCTAACGCCAATGAGCAATGTGAGCTGGTCAAAGAGTCACGTCTCTGCAACCTGCGGCCCTGTGAGGTCGACATCACCAAACACATCAAG CcaggaaaaaaatgtctcaaCATCTACAGGGAGGATCAGCCCTCAAACATCACCATCTCTGGCTGCACCAGCAAGAAGCAGTACAGGCCCAAATACTGTGGCGTCTGCACTGACGAGCGCTGCTGCATCCCCTACAAGTCCAAGACCATCGACGTGGAGTTTGAGTGTCCCAACGGGTCGGGATTCACCTGGAAGATGATGTGGATCCAGGCCTGTTTCTGCAACCTCAGCTGCAAAAACCCCAACGACATCTTCGCCGAGCTGGAGAGTTACTATGGTTACCCTGAAGTCGTTAACTAA